TTCCTTCGAACCTACAATTTCAGATTCAAGAAATTTAAGGTATTCCCTGTCATCCATTAAATACTTTTTGCCTTTCCTTGTTTTCTGTTTCAGGGAAAGAATCGGATGAGTGGCGCTGTGGCTTCCGAATTCAAAGCCGTCCGCGGCCATTTCTTTTATCTGCGCCACATTAAGCGCGTTTTTTCCGCCCGGAAGAAAATGGTTATACAAATACGTGGTTGCGGTATACCCGTATTTTTTTAAAAGCGGGTAAGCTTTCTCATAAATGCTTCTGTATCCGTCATCAATAGTAATTACAACAGTCTTCGCGGTCGGGTTTTTTCCTTTTTCAAGGTATTTAACATATTCAGACATGGAAATTACGTTATATTTATTATCTTTAAGGTATTTAAGGTGTTCTTCAAACATATCAGGGGAAATATAATAAATATCCCCGAACACTTTCTTTCTTGGGTCGGTGATTTTGCGCTCTTCAAACCTGTGATAGCACAGCACATTTACAAGCGTTTCGTCATTTTTAATCTGGGGCGCCGCGGTTCCTGACGCCTGCATAAAAACAACCGCCGTTAAAAGTACAGCCAAAATTGCGGGTAACTTTTTAATTTTCATAACCACTCCGTTTTAAGTATAGTCTTTTTATATAAACAGCCGCCCTGCCTGTAAAAACGCCAAGCACAAGCCCGGCAGCTGTATCAAGCGGATAATGCCCGCCGGTATACACGCAGAAGAAAGCGGTTAAAAATACAAACAGTGCCAGATAAGGCCTTGCCTCTCTGCGGTCCCATAACGCGGCGGCAAGGGCCGCCGCCATTGCCGTGTGTGTTGAAGGGAACGCGTATCCAAGCCGCCTCATTTCCACAAGAAAATTAACGTCAGAAAGTTCAGCCACCGGCCGTTTTCTTGCAAACAGCGGTTTTAGAAACCTTGAACTTATAAAATTCACCGTAATTACAGCCCAAAGTGAAAATGCCGTATCCGCTTTATCCCGGCCGTCCCATTTTCTGAAAAGCAGGAAAAAACCCGCCGCCGCGGCAATAACAAGAAAAACATCGTTTGCCGCGTATTTCATTAACACGGCAAAATATTTATTATACAGCCCGGAATTAACAATTCTGAAAACCCAGATATCAGCGGAAATTACAGCGCTCTTTATTTCATTGAACATCATTACCTCTTGCGCATTTATGTCAGTAATTTATTTTATACAACGCGGACATTTCATTACGGTAAACGGCCTCTCCCATCATATTAAACTTTCCAAGGTGATCAGGATAAAGAGAACGTTCAATATTGCCCACATAAACATAGCGTATGCCGTATTTTTTAATCTTTTCAAGCGCGGCGTTAATGTCATTTGTCCTGTATATAAATGCCGCGTCATTGTTTCTTTCATTTACCTGTGTTCCCCTTCCGCTCTGCTGCGAAACCTGATATCCCCAGCCCACAAGCGTCGGAACGCCTGTATAAATTGAAATCCTGGAAGCGCCGCTGTACATACGTTCTCCCGGAGCTTCAAGTATGGGCTCTATTTTGTTAAGGTTCTTATTTATCCAGTCAATTGCCTTATAATCAAACTTGTCATAATCCATATCCGCGCCCATTCTTCTTTCAAGTTTTTCCATAAAAGCAAGGCCGTCTATGCGCGGATGTTTATACGCTTCTTTAACTTCAATATTGCATATGCTCATCTTAATCGCCGAACCCATTATGGGATACAGAACCGCGGGAAGCATTATGAAAATAAAACCGCCCATCAGAATAAACTTGCCGGCTTTATTTCTTAAAACAGCAAGCGCTGCTCCGGAAAATATTACCGTAAGGATAAAGAATGTTTCAAAAAGATTGCCGCCGTTTCTGAAATCAATAAAATAAAGTGCAAATGATACCGCCAGAAAAACAAAGGCGGAAGAAGAACTAAGAAGCACGGATTTAGGGCTGAACTTAAAATGTTTAACATTCTGGCTGTAAACCACATTAAACAGCTGAGGCACTGCCACTGCCAGAATTGTCCACGCCACCATATAGAACTTAAATACCGTGTTCATTCTGCCGTCTGCCACATAAAGAATTTCCGTACCCAGCACGATTCCAAGAGCCAGAAAAACAGCCATTAAGGAAAACCGTTCCGCCGTGTCTTTAGTTTCAAATAACCTCCACGCCATTACAGCCATCATTATCAAAAGCGGGCCGAATGTGGGCTGTAAAAAAAACGACAAGGCAGCGGCAGCAGCCGCTATAATAAGCGCCAGTGTAAAAGGTATTGAAACCTCATCACTGTAAAAAATATTTTTGGATATTTTTACTATGTTCCCCCATGTTTTTTCAAAACTCCATTTTTTTATCTTTAAAGCACCGGAGAGTTTTGCAACCTTAAGCCCGCCCGCGTAAATTACATACAGGCAATACGAGCATATGACAACAAAAAATACGGAGAAATATTTAAACATCTGGTAAAAGGTGGCGCGTTCCGGTTTGCTTATTAATTTAGGCCCGCTGCTGTACGGCGACTGAAAAGCCGAATGAAACGGAAGATAAAGAAGATAGGAAAAGCCCGCTACAATTATAAGCACAGCCATTACTTTTAACAATTCGTAAACAGCCGGCTTAATGCCGGGCCTGTTTCTTTTCACGTTATAAACACTTATCAGGTAATACACAGAAACCGCCGCGAAAACCAGCCCGTAAAGAAGAAACACAGGCGGAAAATTCCATGTATTAATTGTCAGCATTCCGCCAAGGGTCAAAGCCAGCATAAATGCCATAATAACGCGCTGAGGGTAATTATTGCCCAGCGCGGACATTATACCGCCGCCCTTTTCCGCGTTTTTAAACAGCGCGAATAAAAGCGCAATTGCAAGGACAGTGACAGGTATTACTATGTTATGAGCGTGCAGGTCGCCGTAAAGGTAGCTGAAAAACGGCACTTCTGTTATTGCGGGTGACGGGTAAATTCTTGTGGGGTCCCAGATAAACTGAAACCTTGAAATTAAAGAAGGTATTCTTGTCAGATTTCCCGCGGAAACCACCGCATTAAAAATGAATTCAAGCGTGTGAAAATTTCCAGCACAGGCTAAAAGCAGCCCGCCAAAAATCCCAAAACGGCGTTTGCCCGTCATGCTGTAAGCAAGCGAGAAAGCCGCGATAAAAGAAAGCGCGAACAGTATTGAAAGCGACAGGTTATATGTCACCCTTGGGAAGATACCAAGCAGTTTGGAAGCGGTGGCCAGCATCAGCTGCCCCCAGTAATAATAATTAAGCGTGTATCCGGAAAGCCACGGGTCCATAGGCGGGAAAGTCACGCCGTTAAAAATGGCGGACAGATAAGCCATTCCCATCGGTTCGCCGCCGCCGTTGTATCCATGTCCCGGTACATTATGAATATCAGGAGTCCATAATTTAACAATCACAAAAAGCATATAAGCGGCAAGAAAAAGGGTTTCAGTAAGAATTATATGCTGCCTGTTTGCGGAATAGAATTCAGCCGTTTCTTTTCTGTTTTTTAATGTGTACCATATAGAAAGCGCCGCTGCCGCAAAAAGCAGAATCCAGAGATTAATCTGGTAAAAATTCCATACCTTTGCAGATACCATAATCCAATTAATCCATGTAAAAACAAAAAGCCCTGATATTTTAGCAAGCCCGTAGCCCTTATCTTTTAATGCGCCGAAAACTTTTGAATGCATAGGCCATATAATCAGCGCAAGCACCTGTATCAGCACATACCATAAAAACACCGAAAGATAAGGCATTACAGGCGTAATAATATCCCGCACTTTTCCAATATTGGCATTAAACGCGCCTTTTTCTTTTTTAAAACTCTGCTGCGCCCCAAACTTTGCCTTAACTTCACTTTCGCCTTTTATTATCAGTTCCCTTAACTGTTCTTTTGAAAGGTACGCTTCATTTTTAAAAATATGAACATGCGGATGGTCGTAGAGCTGAAAAGATTCGTCCGATTTGTCATCTATTATATCTATTCCAAAAAGCGACGGATAAACGGCTTTTTCATAAGCAAGTTTAAACCCAAGTTTTTCGGGATTTGAAAGCATTGTAGTGTAATAAAAATAGTTAATAGGGTATTTCTGCGGCAGCCTTAAGTAAGTACCCTTTGCCCTTCTGTCCGCCATTACCACATAATCTGACTGCGAAAGTTTTGAAGACAGTTCTTCATATTTCCACGTAGTGTCAGGTTCCTGCAGCGCCCAGTGCAGGCCGCGGTACATTCCGGGATGTCCGTTTGCCGCGTATGTGGGAAGGTCATCACCCCACATTTCATTTAATACGGTTGTCTGTTTAGGCGGATTAACGCTGTTGTCCACCGCGGGCACGTTTGAATAAAACCATTCTGACGCCTGAACCCAGGTGTGTTTCTGAACGTAAATATTCATAAACGCAAGGCCGTAAAAAACCGCGCCCGCGACAACAACATACCTTAAAACAAGCGCGGACTTTTTGAATTTTGTTTTCTCGTACATATCATACAGAAGTTTGGCCGTAAGTATTGCCAAAAACGGCGTCATAGGTATTAAATACCTGTTAAACTTGGCAAAAGACGCGCCTATAATAAGGAAGTACGGCACTACCCACGCAAGTATTAAAAGCGTATCCTTATCTTTTATCCGCCCTTCTTTTATAAGATTCTTAAAGAACATAAAGATATAAAAGAACATCGCTATTAAAGCCGCGATTCCGTAAGGTATACCCATAGTGTATTTTACAAGGTTATCTATCTGATACAGGTACGGGGTTGTGTTCCTGTACTGCCTGTTATACGGAACATCCCCCTTCCCGGTCACAAGGATTTCTTTCTGGTAATTCTGGTCGCCGGTAAATTTCTTAAAGTCCAGTATCGCGTATGGCATAAAAACAAAGAAAGCAACCGCGGTAATAAGCACCGCCCACGCCATATTGATCCACGCTTCTTTTTTTCTTTCGGATTCAGCCCTGGTTTTGGCTTTAAGCGAGAAGAAGTAAAGCAGATGCGCGGTAAAAATAACCAGACCTACCGGCATTGCCGCGGTTTTGGATGCAAGCGCCGCGCCGTAAAACACAGCGGCCAGTATATAATTTACAAGAGTTCCCTTTTTATAAATACGCGCCGAAAAGTATATTGTACCCGCCACAAAGAAAGTGACAAAAGTATCAACAGTAAAGAAATGCCCCGCGTGAATATGCAGTACGGTAAACGCCAGCAACACCGATGACAGCAGCGCTATTTTGGGACCAAATAGAATAAGCGCGGTGAAGAAAATAAAAATAAGCGTGCCCGTGTCAACAAGGCCGGAAAGCTTTCTTGCGCCGCCGATTAAGGCTTTATTCATGTCTTTTATAAGCCCTTTACTGTGGAAAAAATTAATCATATCCTTTCTTGCCGCCAGTATATATAAAGGAAGGGAGCCGTATTGCAAGCCGATAGGTTTGCCCGGGTAAGACAAAGAAGGCACGGCATTGGAAACTATCCAGCGTTCATCGGGGTGAAACTGCCTGTCATTGGTCCAGTCCGCAGACTTTGTCCTAAGAAACAAAGCAATAAGGACAACAACCGCAAAAAGAATATACGTTCCTAAATTTGACTTTTTCTTTTCAGGTTTTGCCTTAACAACTTTTTTGACGGCTTTCTTTACTTTTTTCGCAGCCATTTGTCTCCCCTTTGGAATTCAGTTAAAATATTGCGGATTAAAGACCCGCGTCTGCCAACATTAAAAACAAGACGCAACATGTTGCGTCTCTACTTTAAAAAACAAAATACAAATATTAAACCGCTTTTGCGGTTACGCTTCTGCTTAACTGCTTTATGCTTAATTGCTTATTTTATTTCTTCCCCTGCTCTAAAGCCAGTGTCTTTGTTGTCATATCCATTACAGCCGAAGGGCCAAAATACTGTATTGGGCCCGGGAAAAGATAGCTCTCTGTCATTGCCCAGTTGTCCCTGTTTTTAACAAGGTATTTAAACGGCGCGCCGTTTAATTCAACCAGCGCTTTCTGAATAACGGGTTTTTCTTTCCCTTTTCTTCTTTCTATATTCATCATCATGGTAAGCGGAATTCCGCCGCATATCCACTGCGATGATTTCTTTGTAAGGTTCCTGACGGATGAGAGGTATCCGGTCATTCCATTTAACGCAAGAAGTACCGCGTTGTAGCCAAGCGCGTAGCAGTAATTGGTGTCAAAATTGGAAGGCGCTCCGCAGCGGCCTTCGTATCCGAAAAAGTGCGTGATTGCCGCGAACTTGCCTTTGTATTCGCCTTTTTCCTTTAATTCCTTTAACTTTCTGGCGACCATATCTATTAAAAGTTTTTCTGTTTCTATCTGCGATACCGCCACATTTCCGTGCGGATCGCGGTCAAGCATAAGCTGCGATTCAATACCATCCGGCAGCGACTTCATCAGCGCCGCAAGCTGTTCCGGCAGTTTTGTGTAAACAAACTGTTTTTTCTCCACAATTGAAGCCATTTTGGAAAGCGCTTCTTCATTGTCGGCAAGCACATCATTTAACGCGGAAATAAGTTTTTTAACTTCCGGAATAAATTCTATAAGCCCTTCGGGCACAAGCACAACACCGAAGTTCTTTCCTTTGGCTGCCCTTGCGGAAACTATTTTTGCTATGTCTTCAACCACCTTGGCAAGGGTCATATTTTTCGCAAGCACCTCTTCGCCGATAAGCGTAATGTTAGGCTGGGTTTTTAACGCGACTTCAAGGGTGATATGCGATGCGCTTCTTCCCATAAGACGCACAAAATGCCAGTACTTTCTTGCGGAATTTACGTCGCGGCAGATATTACCCACAAGTTCCGAGTATATTTTTGTTGCCGTATCAAAACCAAATGATGTTTCTATCTGCTTGTTTTTTAAATCCCCGTCTATCGTCTTGGGCACGCCTATAACATTTATAGGCGCGTTTTCTTTTTTAAAATATTCCGCAAGCAGCGCCGCGTTTGTATTGCTGTCATCGCCGCCCACCACAACAAGCGCGTCAATTTTACCCTTTAAAAGGCTGTTCTTTG
The sequence above is a segment of the Candidatus Goldiibacteriota bacterium genome. Coding sequences within it:
- a CDS encoding polysaccharide deacetylase family protein, translating into MKIKKLPAILAVLLTAVVFMQASGTAAPQIKNDETLVNVLCYHRFEERKITDPRKKVFGDIYYISPDMFEEHLKYLKDNKYNVISMSEYVKYLEKGKNPTAKTVVITIDDGYRSIYEKAYPLLKKYGYTATTYLYNHFLPGGKNALNVAQIKEMAADGFEFGSHSATHPILSLKQKTRKGKKYLMDDREYLKFLESEIVGSKEYLEDKTGLVMDTIAYPYGAYSEEIIAFVKKAGYKAGFSVVPSYNTAETDKFALKRTMLYNNSDIEKFKKIFEKKQIKIKSVYPPDSAIIEERIPVIKAELAEDAGINTATIKFMMGRVVLKDSVYNPDTKMLTYKYSTKMTRGTHEVRVIAKDDNGGNYEYAWMFIIGKHVDPELLRKKTEKKQVKEVENNG
- a CDS encoding phosphatase PAP2 family protein produces the protein MFNEIKSAVISADIWVFRIVNSGLYNKYFAVLMKYAANDVFLVIAAAAGFFLLFRKWDGRDKADTAFSLWAVITVNFISSRFLKPLFARKRPVAELSDVNFLVEMRRLGYAFPSTHTAMAAALAAALWDRREARPYLALFVFLTAFFCVYTGGHYPLDTAAGLVLGVFTGRAAVYIKRLYLKRSGYEN
- a CDS encoding glycosyltransferase family 39 protein, giving the protein MAAKKVKKAVKKVVKAKPEKKKSNLGTYILFAVVVLIALFLRTKSADWTNDRQFHPDERWIVSNAVPSLSYPGKPIGLQYGSLPLYILAARKDMINFFHSKGLIKDMNKALIGGARKLSGLVDTGTLIFIFFTALILFGPKIALLSSVLLAFTVLHIHAGHFFTVDTFVTFFVAGTIYFSARIYKKGTLVNYILAAVFYGAALASKTAAMPVGLVIFTAHLLYFFSLKAKTRAESERKKEAWINMAWAVLITAVAFFVFMPYAILDFKKFTGDQNYQKEILVTGKGDVPYNRQYRNTTPYLYQIDNLVKYTMGIPYGIAALIAMFFYIFMFFKNLIKEGRIKDKDTLLILAWVVPYFLIIGASFAKFNRYLIPMTPFLAILTAKLLYDMYEKTKFKKSALVLRYVVVAGAVFYGLAFMNIYVQKHTWVQASEWFYSNVPAVDNSVNPPKQTTVLNEMWGDDLPTYAANGHPGMYRGLHWALQEPDTTWKYEELSSKLSQSDYVVMADRRAKGTYLRLPQKYPINYFYYTTMLSNPEKLGFKLAYEKAVYPSLFGIDIIDDKSDESFQLYDHPHVHIFKNEAYLSKEQLRELIIKGESEVKAKFGAQQSFKKEKGAFNANIGKVRDIITPVMPYLSVFLWYVLIQVLALIIWPMHSKVFGALKDKGYGLAKISGLFVFTWINWIMVSAKVWNFYQINLWILLFAAAALSIWYTLKNRKETAEFYSANRQHIILTETLFLAAYMLFVIVKLWTPDIHNVPGHGYNGGGEPMGMAYLSAIFNGVTFPPMDPWLSGYTLNYYYWGQLMLATASKLLGIFPRVTYNLSLSILFALSFIAAFSLAYSMTGKRRFGIFGGLLLACAGNFHTLEFIFNAVVSAGNLTRIPSLISRFQFIWDPTRIYPSPAITEVPFFSYLYGDLHAHNIVIPVTVLAIALLFALFKNAEKGGGIMSALGNNYPQRVIMAFMLALTLGGMLTINTWNFPPVFLLYGLVFAAVSVYYLISVYNVKRNRPGIKPAVYELLKVMAVLIIVAGFSYLLYLPFHSAFQSPYSSGPKLISKPERATFYQMFKYFSVFFVVICSYCLYVIYAGGLKVAKLSGALKIKKWSFEKTWGNIVKISKNIFYSDEVSIPFTLALIIAAAAAALSFFLQPTFGPLLIMMAVMAWRLFETKDTAERFSLMAVFLALGIVLGTEILYVADGRMNTVFKFYMVAWTILAVAVPQLFNVVYSQNVKHFKFSPKSVLLSSSSAFVFLAVSFALYFIDFRNGGNLFETFFILTVIFSGAALAVLRNKAGKFILMGGFIFIMLPAVLYPIMGSAIKMSICNIEVKEAYKHPRIDGLAFMEKLERRMGADMDYDKFDYKAIDWINKNLNKIEPILEAPGERMYSGASRISIYTGVPTLVGWGYQVSQQSGRGTQVNERNNDAAFIYRTNDINAALEKIKKYGIRYVYVGNIERSLYPDHLGKFNMMGEAVYRNEMSALYKINY
- a CDS encoding diphosphate--fructose-6-phosphate 1-phosphotransferase yields the protein MAKSAKSKVHRSELQLERMKYKPELPVILKGKPAMIKAVLGKATESISDKETVKNLFDHVYGGPIVTFGKGVNKTVRKNAVRIGVVLSGGQAPGGHNVIAGLFDGLKKANKGNRLIGFLGGPSGLIENKFMEITSSLMDDYRNTGGFDMIQSGRTKIETPEQFEATKNSLLKGKIDALVVVGGDDSNTNAALLAEYFKKENAPINVIGVPKTIDGDLKNKQIETSFGFDTATKIYSELVGNICRDVNSARKYWHFVRLMGRSASHITLEVALKTQPNITLIGEEVLAKNMTLAKVVEDIAKIVSARAAKGKNFGVVLVPEGLIEFIPEVKKLISALNDVLADNEEALSKMASIVEKKQFVYTKLPEQLAALMKSLPDGIESQLMLDRDPHGNVAVSQIETEKLLIDMVARKLKELKEKGEYKGKFAAITHFFGYEGRCGAPSNFDTNYCYALGYNAVLLALNGMTGYLSSVRNLTKKSSQWICGGIPLTMMMNIERRKGKEKPVIQKALVELNGAPFKYLVKNRDNWAMTESYLFPGPIQYFGPSAVMDMTTKTLALEQGKK